The following DNA comes from Hordeum vulgare subsp. vulgare chromosome 3H, MorexV3_pseudomolecules_assembly, whole genome shotgun sequence.
GGCCTATTAGGTTGTTTATGTTTTTTTGTCATGATACATGAGTGAGATGCAATACTGTGCTCATGCTAGTATTTTCAGTTGGCCTCATGTCAAGTCTATATGTTGTGCTAATGTTAATCACTGCTTCTTATGATTAAATTCACCACTGTAGTGCATAATTTCCTTGCATTTGAGCCCATGGAAGTTGTGCAACAAGGTAAATTAGCTACAGTCGGCCACCACGTCCAAGCCTAGTGTCAATATATTTAAGTTTTTATCCATTCTAAGCACTATATAATGCTAGCAATGGAATAACAAGGAAGGTTGTTTCCACCAAAATTCATGCGATTGTTCAATGGATGAACCCATAGTGAGACGAGTTTTTTCTTCAAACCAAACAATCCATAAATTCGGCTGCGATTTTCCCTCTTTGGCTGGCTATTCTAGTTCTAGTCCTCCCCCAATCGGTGCCTCCATCATCACCATATGTTTCCCCAACAACAGGTTTAGAtcgttcatgtacttagcatatgttgCACAAATGAAGAATCATCGGTAAGTTTAATACTGTTGGGCATGAAAGAAGTGATACCATTCTCAATTTTCACTACACTTTGAAGCATAACCTCCATTTTTTTCTTCATCTCATTATTGTCATCCATCAGTGGCACCAGAAGGGTCAGCTCCCTATAAATGTCACGTACAAATGTACATATATTTTTAGCATATTCAACTTCCCCATCAGATATACGTCCGATTGCAAGCCTCATGAGCTCTCCTGACAAATCAGCAACCTAAGACATTGGCATCACAGAAATAGCATTAACTTCCAGCAAGtacagaaaaggaaaaataatcaTAAATAATTTATAGTTATATCGGTGGTATATTTACCCCTAAAAGATAGTCAAGCACATTTATCTGCAAGGGCTCAATAGATTTATCACTTagagcaagcaaagaatcattaATTTCAGCTAGACCCAATAAAGTGCCAGTCTTGCAAAATCTACAAAATGTTGCAGCTTCAATATATTCTTGTACCTGCAGCATTTATGGAAAACATGTCAGATTTCTGGCAAACCAAATGTAGAAGGACGATATTGATACTAACACCAGGAGTATAGGCTCTTCTGAGCTTCCAGAAGTCGGTTCCTTGTAGTTCTTTAACTAATTTTCCAATGTACTGGTTAACCACAGCAGCAAGATCATTTTCCGCCTTTGAAAGAACTTCCTCCTTGTTATTTTTGCTGATCCTGTAGAAGAACAATAGTATAAGAATACATGTGAACTGTCACACATTGAAATTGAAGATCATTTGCAGATTTAAGTTTGATCAACTCCAAGAGCTGTTTATAATTTCAGGCCACGTGCTACTTGATGGACATGATATTTAAGCTAAAATCCTGCTTCTATTATCACATTTGATTTGGAGGAAACAAATATTTTGGACCACTTAACTCATGCAGAATTCCTGATTGTCTGTGCAGCTACCCACTGGCTTGGGTATGTTCGGCAAAAGTCAGCATGATGTGTTTATACTAAGACAAACATAATTTCATTGTAAAAGAAGGCATTTCCACATCCCACATTTTTAGCAGCACACAGCATACTAATTCATAAGAGATCAAGGTTAAGAAGTAAGAGTGCTCCAAGTTATTCTGAGAACCGCAATCAGTTTCTTCCTTTCAAAAAATAAATAGGTAAATCGTGATACATCTAACACAACTTGGATGCTCAGATGAAGCAGGTCATCAGCACAGTATTAATTACCTGTGGACCTGGAAGATGACTTTTTTGCTGTTCAttgtcacatcccgacttgctttCACAAGCCTTTCCCTTTTATCATTCTACAATGATAGAGAACAGTGATAAGATAATATGAAAGCACTGGTATTAGGTAATTACCTAATAACCTAAGGGAGTAAAAAAAATCCTACTGTGACAACTATGCCTGCTTTCAGTTTGTAAAATGGAAGAACAAATTCTAACGGGAAAACTAGTTCTGATGGCGAGTGATGATTGTGCACATTTGACCCAAGAGGAAAAACTTCTATAATATAGTTCAGGGAGCCCTGAAGAGACAGAATGCGGAAGTAGTAGATAGTTTCATGCAATTAACTCAGACAAAGAAACTGGAATCTGACAGATGTTGCAACTTTGACATACTCTTATAGATACCCACGTGCAAATGTATAACGACCAAGACAAAGCGCCTCCTTAATCCAAAACAAAGATGCTAAGAAGTCTAGCTTCAACCAGGAATGAAAATATCTATCCCATCAGCTGGGTCAAGactaagggccagttcttttgaggTGATTCTCAACAATCACGTCTAGAGAATCGAGAATCGCAAAAGAACTCGATTTGGTTCTTAAAATTATCTGAGAATCATCAGAATCGGTAGTGCAAACGAAAATCGACAGAAAACCACGATTCTCACGATTCTGGTGGCTCCCGCAAAAGGTAATGGTTCGTTTTAGGTCTCTAGCCCTATTGGAGCGCCGAATTACATGCAAAATGCCACTCAGGCCGAACAACAGCTCACGAGCGAAAACAAATCGGGCTGGCCTCTGCCGCTCAACTTCCCGGCCACCACCCGGATAGGGTTTCCTCGATCCCCAGCCGCCTACCCCCAGCCGCCTACCCGCAGAAGGACTGAAGGAGGAGAGGGCGCCGCCAGCCGGATTCCCCGCGCAGAATCAGATATCAGTTAGCAATTCAGCTATCAGTTCAATCTAGGGGCGTTACCGACATTTCATCATACAACAATCACAGCCTAGAATCGCAGAAAAGAACTGGACAACCGATTCTGTGGCGAAACGATTCTGTGGGCAGTTTCCCAGAATCAGATTCTGAAGAATCATGAGGtaaaaagaactggccctaagcATCGCCTGCAGAACACACTagagtagtactccctccgtccggaaatacttgtcctataaatggatataatggatgtatctataactaaaataagtctaaatacattcatctttaggacaagtatttccggacggagggagtactagttttTTTTCGTAAAATATCAGGTTGGTTCAAGTTGAGCACAAATGATATTGGCACTTGAAGAGTGTTCAGCTTGTTGTGCATTTTGCTGATATCTCTCTAACGTGAGTGACCTTGTTATCGAGGTAAGCGCCCATTGCCTAATTCGGGATCAGCACTTGGCAGAGACAGCATAAGTTTCCTTGTAATTTCTCCGAACACCTAGCACGCATAAGAAGATCTTGGCCAGAGAAAAAAAAAAGGCACGCACTGGCCTACACACGAAGCTCTAGACTAACTTCCCCTCTTCGAACGCACTGCACTGCAGAAAATAATCTCGGGCAGCGAAAGCATCACGCCGCGGCGCCACGCCGAGCAGCAGCTTGATCCAGGGAGGGAGAGAGGCCAAGAGAAACGATCGGCGCCCGTGCGTACTTACCAGCGCGTTGAGGTACTCGGCGTGTCCGGTGAACTCGGCCTTCATCGCGGAGCACCCCGCTGAGGCCGGAGAAGCCGCCGCGTCCGTGGCCATTGTCCTGGACCTCTTGGGAGCCGGGCCGGCAGGAGACGCTGGGGAGAACAGCAGAGAGTGAGAAGGCTGAGAGGGAGCgagaggggaatgaggagggagggggggttaCGCAAAGAAGTGGTTCCGGGGCGAAAGGTTTTGCAGCCGGGTTGGGGCGCCGCCAtggtggaggggaggggaagCCGAAGCGAGGAGGGGAGGCCGCGCAGGTGGACGAGGCGGTGGCAGAAGCGTAGGGGCACCATCTAGCTGGCCCGTCCCACGGTTTCGGCGCGGCACTTAAATCCAGTGGCTGCCTCTTTTCGTGCGAGATCATCTGTGCgtgtttttcctttttctatacTACTACTAATAAAGGATCAAACGAAAGTACACACAGCTATTACATCCAAAAAATAAACACCAATCACCATCACACAATTAGTCAACAAATTGTAATCTAACGGCCTTCCACCATCCATGCATCAAATTCACCAAAGGctgaccgtgctccacctcctcctacagTCTCATCGTGGATCATTAAAAAATTGCAGGCGCTACAATCAGGCACCCCTGCTGCCATCCTTCGGAGCGGCTCGCCGCCCCGGCGGCCGGCGCTCCTCCACTCAGCCGCCGCCTAACGCACACCAGCCTCTCCATAAGTGCTGAGTCCATAGCTGCTGGGTCAGGCGGGAGTGTGGGTGACGCGGCTCGAGGCGGTCGGGGATGTGGGATCCAGGTGTCCGCGGCGCATATCGCCGGATCCGTGgaaggcgacggcgacgacaacttaCGGCGAAGAGAGGCGACATGGAGGATCTCGGGCAGGACGCCGGCACTTCTGTCGGTGTTGGGTATAGGCGGCGGCGACCGGATCTAGGGTGGCGGCGGTTGCACGCGATTTCGATGGCAGCGTGATGTCTCATGTACGGGTGCAACGATGAATAGATAAGGAAGGaagatagaaaagaaaagagaggCGTGGTGGCGTGGCTCACCGTTTTGGTCACTGGCGGCGGATGAAGACCCGTGCTTTACCTTCGACAGATTGCGCGAGGCCCAAGAAGTTTTAATGGAAGGAGGAGATAGCGGTCGTGCACGCACATCACCAGAACCATAAAGGTAAACATTCATTTATGCATTTCCTTATAGTTCTGTTTCCTTGGCAATACTAGGCATATTTTTACATATTGTAACGAACCATTTTAGAATTAGCTAATTAGTAGGTCATGGTTTTTCAGTTTGCAGGATAAGTTTATCTTAATATTGTAATTACATGTAAGCATCTTCCTTTTACTCTGGGGGGGTATTTTGCCGGGCAGCCTATTTGGAATCGCTAATGGATCCTCTGTATCTATGTAACTAAAATGGGTGTTTGTTCTTACTTTGGCGTCTTGGGTATGAATTGCTGAACAATTCGACATTTGGGTTCAACATCATAAGATTATCAGACCAATGTGCTATAATTTTATATATGATAAGATCTAAAGGCTGGCAGTTCTATCTAACTCCACTAATTAACTTCTATGTCAATACTGGCCTGCAACATAGCAACAAATGACACATTTGACACAACTATGAGGACACTGTGTTATCCTCCCTCATTTCTGTCTTGGTGATCAGAGGTATGTGGATCAcactactttgtatacttctttaCCTCGGAAGTGAAGATTTATGTTTTTAATGTCATCTGAgttgcatttttgttttgttaagAGAATATTAGAACTGGACTATTTGTTTGGACAAAAAGACAAGGGATCTTCTTATTGCGCAtatacaaactatgtagtaaaaaTACAAAAAAGCGAGCCACAAGATCCAAGTTGTAACATGATGTGTGTTCACTGCATCAGTTAGCCTTAGTACAGAGAATATGTGTAGAATGTAAGAATTGTTTTTCCTGAACTTTAGCCGCATTGATAGCATTTTCATGAGGTAATTACTTACTCATAATCTTTTTTTTGTGAATTTAGTTACTCATAATCTGGGACCTTGAATTTGTTATTGCTTCAGGATTATTGCATGTCTGTTTATGTTCCTTCTCAAATTTAAGCCATTTTTTTCTCCTCATGCTATATGATGTATCTCAAGACCTTGTTGCTCTTTGTTCTGAATTTTTTATCCGCAGAACAGTGAAAGGGGAGAAGGCTGCACATAAATTCCATGCTCAGGAATGATTTCAATCTTTCGATTCCACATAACAGTAAGAAGGGCAACATGGCTGCACTTAAATTTGTGTTCATGAAATCAATATCAACAACTAGCAACTCCAAGATTCAAGTGTGGATGCGAGGTATAATCTTTACAACTGTGACTGTTTGGCCCTACTTTGGTCCTGTTATCGTTTCCTTAACATAAGCATTTATGATAGGGTTTTTTTCTTGAAGAATGTTATTGACAAGATTCTATGTAGTTTGTTTCAGATTTTAGTCTTCATAGTCCCCTGAGGTTGTTATCTCTGCAGTCTGACAATGGCGGCTTCTCACCTTTATGGATGACGGACTTGGTTTTCTCATAACGATAGTCGTTTTTTGAATTTTATTGGTACAAAAATTGTATTTGCATTCGTGTCTACGCAAATGGAGAATAACATGAACCCTTTAAATTATTCATTGTCCAACAAGGGGATTCGAGCTTCTATTGGATTATATTGTAATAATATGACTTGCGAATTTTGAACCATTATATATCTAACGAAAAATACGATGGCGTGAAGTCAGCCTGAACACTTCATTCATATACAGAAATTCACTTGTGGGAGATTCTATTTGTTTGGGAACTACATATCGAAAAATGTTGTATATTGGTAAGAGAATATATAATTGATGCTACAAAAACGAAAGATGGCTTGATATCTGTATTTTGTGCCATACCGATTTACGTTAAAAAAAAGAGGCATGCTGATTCATGAAGAATAATATTTTTAATTGTTTGTCCATCAAATTTGGGTACTATGCACTTTGTCTAAATGTCAAATTTCAGGATGTTTGAAACATCGTATGTTTGTCtagacgtgcgttgcacgtgcacttTTACTAGTTAAACAAAGACGCAAGAAGCGTTTGGCTTTACTAGCAAAATGACCCGTACGTTGCAacgaaaaaaaaacataatcttcaatgatgatgaccacattatgttcacacattctcgcttgattttgaaattttatgcacaaatgcaagaaaatgtttcttcttttaaatttattcacaagttgaagcaatctttacattttcaaaaaaacaatatcatggttgtcaaaaatcttggtaactcaaagaattattcttaatttaaaaaaaagaaaacatacaataataatccgatccatccaacggttaattcttcaaaaatcatacgggtatattttcacaaagacttagaagcattaatgtttaactacctaCATTAGGtctttcatgaacaattttacaaatatgagaacaattttaaaatcgagaactttttttataatttacaaacatttactaaaaatcgtgaatattttttatatttcaaatgggtttaaatattttcttttgaattggcgaccaattctagaaaagacgaacataattttttatgttggaggattttactttaaattcacaaacatttttgaaacatatgattttttttgaataaacaaatatttttataagtcagtaatatatttattaaattcacgaacattgttttggaatttgcaaaaaaaaaaaatccagcgccttttttgaatccacaaacattttatattttcgtcaatattttaattcaaaattcctattttttaatatgcaaatgctttgtaattttaaatttttaaattagaaataaacaaaaatggaacggaaaattttaaataaaaaaagaaaatatcaaaacaggcattagctatttttaaaattttaggacattttttaaatgcattaacatattttgaattagaaagcattttgttaaatgcttttaataatttttaatacatggagtttgatttgaaatcatggacttttcttattttacaaacattttttcaaacttgcaaacattttattgtatatgcgagcgttttttacaaaaactccgagcagtttttgaagtcacaaatatttatttttttaaatatgttcatttaaaattttaagtttattaaacgtttaaaggttatttgaagttctaaattatttaaaatagaaaaataaaatggaactgaagataaataaataaacaaaactaaaaaaactGGCGCCTGTGCATGGACCGGCCCATActgtgtgctggatattctccgaGGGTGCAAagtgtaatataggaggtttttacatgggtcggcccagtccaagatttttcgctttgtgaaacgttttctattacttatcggtggcatggtgggtaatttatgcaaactttaggggcAATTTCCATGACGTACCATagaagcaataggtgctttattaataggtaaagataaatTAATATAACTAACAGAGGCGATCCTCTCGACAGCCCACTACCGCTATGACGGTCCCCTATCTCGTTAGGGTTTGTAGTCCTCGGACGGCCGCCATCGTGAGTTTGGTTTTCTCCCTCCAACTGCTTTCCGATCGGGATATTGTATCCTCGTCTAGGGTCTCTCGCGTTGTTGATCCATGACGGCGTCCTCGTCTGCTGGTGGCATCCGTACCAACGCAAAGATCGACCCGGGCAAACTTCTGGAGCGCTTGCATTTTGAGGAAGATGGGTTGTACAATTTGGTGTGGGAAAAAGAAGTAGATAACCTAGGAGATCAGCCCAAGTGGCTCGCACTTGCACGAGTTCTCACACAAAAAAGCTTTAGCCAAGGTGCCCTGATTGGCGACATGAGGGGAGCCTGGAGCCCGGCGTAGGATGTGGTATGGAGGAAGATGAACCTTAATCTATTTTCGGTACAATTCAACTACCTAGCTGATTAGAACAAAGCAATCCACCAAGGTCCTTAGGATTTCCGAGGTTCAACGTTGATCATCGAGGAGTATGATGGTTTTTCCAACCCAGAAAGCGCCAGTCTTAATCGGATTGAGACATGGACGCAGATCCACAAATTACCAGATGGGGTGCTAAAGAACAAAGGGTCCATGCAGGGTATGGCAAGAAGAATCGGTGAGGTTCAAGAAGTTCAAATTAAGCTTCCTAATGGTTTCGTGGGATAGTTTATTAGGGTTCGAGTGAAGTTGGATGTTAACAAGAAGCTTACTCGTTTTGTGAGCTTCTCAAGACGGGGTAAGACTAAATTTTTCCaagtaaaatatgaaaaactACCGACTTTTTGCAATGCATGTGGGATATTGGGACACTCGCATGAGGAGTGTGGCACAGGGGAACATGATATATGTAAGTTTGAATGGGGTTCTTTCATCCTTGCTCCTAGGAGAGGAAGAGGGAATGGCAGATTTCCGGGTACTAGACGCGGTTCTGATGGCAGAGATGATCAACATAATGCACATGGTCGTGGAAGGGGGCGTGAGCAAACGAGGGGGAGAGGTTTTGGGGGTAGAGATCAGTGGAATCACCAAGATACAAATTCGGGGCTTGAAAATATAGATCATGATAGAAATTCGAACGGTTTGTCTGGCTCAGAGGACCTGGCTCGTTCTGGCAGCCAGGATTTACTGCTTCATACACACAAAGGCAACAGGAAGAGACCAGTCATAGAGGATGACACGCATAAGGCACTAGTGGAGGTTAACACCTTGGCACTGGTGCAGGCTTCTAAGGGTGCAATGGCGGTACATATGATGGATGATGGAACAAAGAAGGAGGTTCTAATAGAAGAACTGTTTGCGTTGGATACTCGCATTGGAGATGGATTTAATACGGTGTCTTCACCGGAGAAGATACAAACCCAGAAGAAGGCTAAGACAAGTGGGGATGTGAATCAAACTAAGATATCAGCAACTCCCGAGACGGGGTTTGACCGGACGGAATGAAAATACTAAGTTACAATGGTCGTGGGGTCCAAAAACACATGGCCATCCGGGCTCTGCTGAAATTGGTTAAGCGGAGTGATCCGGATTTGATCTTTCTGTCAGAAACTCACCTTGAGGAGTGGTGTGCTGAATCTTTGCGTCGTAAGTTAGGGATGGACAATAAGGAAGTAGTTCGTAGTGATGGGAAGAGTGGGGGCTTGCTCCTGCTTTGGAAGAAGGATAATTACATTAATGTGTTTGTAGGCAACAATCAAAGCGATGTATGGCGGTTTACTGGTCTTTATGGTGAACCTAAGTGTCGAGATAAACACAAAACATTGAATAGAGTCAGGGATCTTCATGCTGTTGTAGATCTCCCTTGGCTGGTTATGGGTGATTTTAATGAAATCATTTCCCCTTTTGAGAAAGAGGGTGGAAATCCCAGACCAGCACATTTTATGGACAATTTTAGAACCACTCTTGCAGATTGCGGCCTTTCTTGTTGTGGCTACATTGGAGGGAAGTTCACTTGACATAGAGGGGGTATTCGAGAAAGGCTTGATAGAGCCCTAGCTAAcgagtcttggaaaaatgtgtttgatgttgttgttctgcaAAATCTTGAATATGGTGGTTCTGGTCATAGGCCGATTCTTATGTGCATTGATGTGGAGGCCTAGCAAGAATTAAATGGACCCTCTGTCCTTTGATTTGAAGCAAAGTAGTTGAAAGAACCCACCTTCCAGCAAGTGGTTGAGGAAGCTTGGGCCGGATCAGGTGAGAAATGTTCAAATGGGGATTTGGCGGCAAAACTATCTGTAATTCATGAACTACTGCACTAGTGAAACCGCACTACTCTCCATAGTACTAGCAAGAAGCTAAAAATTGCCCACAGGAAGTTTGAATCAGTCGCCTCGGCCCCCTTATCTGATGAAAGTATTAAGTGTCAAAAGGAGTTGGCATTTGAAATAAAATTTCTTCTTGAACAGGAAGAGATTAGTTGGGCCCAAAGAAACCTCTTAATTGGCTACAGCATGGGGATAAAAATACTAGCTATTTTCACAACTTTGCCAATGGCAGACGAAAGAGAAACATGATTCACAGATTGAAGGACGAGACTAGTGTTTGGAACGAAGGATGCAATGAGCTGAATCTGTTAATCTCTCAGTACTTTGCGGGTCTGTTCTCCACTCAGGTTGATGAGCATGACCCCAATATCTTGCAGAAGGTTAACCCGAAGGTCACTAATGAGATGAATGAGGGTCTCCTCACACCATATACTGCGGAAGAGGTCAAGAAGGCTCTTTTTGCTATTGGTGACATGAAGGCACTCGGGACAGACGGGCTCCATGCTATTTTATTTAAGAAGTGTTTGAATCTCATTAGAAATGAGTTAACAATTGAAGTCCTTGCATCTATAAATCAGCGATTAATTCCGTCTAGCTAAAATGATACGGTAATTGTGTTGATACCAAAGGTGAATGACCCAGAACTAATAACCCAATTTAGACCAATAAGCGTGTGCAATGTTCTATACAAAGTTATTTTCCAAGATGATTGCTTTTCGATTGAAACATGTCATGTATAACGTTATCTCCCCGGTGCAAAGTGCTTTCATTCCTGGAATATTGATCACATATAATATTCTCCTAGCCTATGAAAGCATCCACACAATTAAAAATAAGAAGAGGGGAAAGTGGGGTTATTGTGTTGTTAAACTCAAGATGCACAAAGCATATGATCGGGTGGAATGGTGATTTTTAGAGAGCATGATGACCCGATAGGGTTTTGAACAGAATTTTGTTGACCTTATTATGGCTTGTGTGAAAGTTGTCAAGTACAAAGTCAGGTTCAATAATCAAGAGACAGATGAGTTTGTTCCTAGTCGTGGCTTACGACAGGGAGGCCCTTTGTCTCCCTATTTGTTTCTTATTTGTGCAGAAGGGCTTTCAAGTCTTCTAGCTCATATGGAGGAGGTTCATGGTATTGAAGGTGTGACGGTTTGCAGAAATGCACCATCGGTTTCTCATTTACTATTCATTGATGATTCCCTTATCCTCATGAAGGCAAATTTAACTAATGCAACCTCATTGAGACGGATTCTTGACCAATATTGTGCAAGCTCAGGACAATTGGTAAGTGAGGCAAAGTGTAGTATTTTCTCAGCATGAATGCTCCCGTGGAAACAAATGCTACAATATGTAGTGAATTGAATATCATGTATGAAGCTATTTCTGACAAATACTTGGGGCTACCTGTTATGGTTGGGCTAGACAGAAGTGATAGTTTTATCCATCTGCTGGAAAGGATTATCAAAC
Coding sequences within:
- the LOC123443467 gene encoding translin-associated protein X, with protein sequence MVPLRFCHRLVHLRGLPSSLRLPLPSTMAAPQPGCKTFRPGTTSLPSPAGPAPKRSRTMATDAAASPASAGCSAMKAEFTGHAEYLNALNDKRERLVKASRDVTMNSKKVIFQVHRISKNNKEEVLSKAENDLAAVVNQYIGKLVKELQGTDFWKLRRAYTPGVQEYIEAATFCRFCKTGTLLGLAEINDSLLALSDKSIEPLQINVLDYLLGVADLSGELMRLAIGRISDGEVEYAKNICTFVRDIYRELTLLVPLMDDNNEMKKKMEVMLQSVVKIENACFSVHVRGSEYIPMLGSSGESDYAFFGAADYDQ